Proteins co-encoded in one Leptospiraceae bacterium genomic window:
- a CDS encoding SpoIIE family protein phosphatase encodes MSQILNKFQNSRSLRLQIGILYSFLALINILFFSVMIFENQTELLVKNFKYQSENFVNTVVKELNSEKISKADESNLKKLKERLVYQEIFKFRIFDATGAIWYTENGIVNGEIIEEDLLKKAKEISDTTSIFASKYKLELNKEDFSIKFLIPLVAEIETEGPIFLSTQLSIKTMQERLTKLYYQIAVAFVWGLISHILFGIYIYRVIFTRVSLLKDATDKMATGDLKSRAVWKFNREDELDVLGQAFNGMAGKIEETIQTISTLNEEINKELKIGREVQEMFLPSNKKLKSLKVATSYRPMREVSGDIYHFYKFPAGRMNKKEYQGIFFADASGHGVSAALVTTVLIMSLENIIGRSIHPGYIIQKLGDIIGNRFQSSFFATAVFFLIAEDGEILCSNAGHNAPICFRPSTGEIFYFKSVGPPLGMVDEFDYKVIKMAAKPGDKLLIYSDGLVESPGKNEEQFTEQRVLDIIEANMNIPNKDLLDLLAEELDKFAIDYRDDVSMILVEIP; translated from the coding sequence ATGAGCCAAATATTGAATAAATTCCAAAATTCTAGATCCCTAAGATTACAAATCGGTATTCTTTATTCCTTTCTAGCTCTTATAAATATTTTATTCTTTTCCGTAATGATTTTTGAAAACCAAACAGAACTTTTAGTAAAAAACTTTAAATACCAATCAGAAAATTTTGTCAATACGGTAGTAAAAGAATTAAATTCGGAGAAAATTTCCAAAGCAGATGAAAGTAATCTCAAAAAATTAAAAGAGCGTTTGGTGTACCAGGAGATTTTTAAGTTTCGAATCTTTGATGCCACGGGAGCGATATGGTACACAGAAAACGGCATTGTTAATGGGGAAATAATCGAAGAGGATTTACTAAAGAAAGCAAAAGAGATATCTGATACAACTTCTATCTTTGCTTCGAAATATAAACTCGAACTAAATAAGGAAGATTTTAGTATAAAATTTTTAATTCCATTAGTTGCTGAAATTGAAACAGAAGGTCCAATTTTTCTAAGCACCCAACTTAGCATAAAAACTATGCAAGAACGACTGACTAAACTTTACTATCAAATTGCAGTAGCATTTGTTTGGGGACTTATTTCTCACATTTTATTTGGGATTTATATATATAGGGTTATTTTTACTCGTGTGAGCTTGTTGAAGGATGCTACCGATAAAATGGCGACAGGTGACCTAAAATCAAGAGCAGTTTGGAAATTCAATCGTGAGGACGAATTGGATGTGCTCGGTCAGGCTTTTAATGGTATGGCTGGGAAAATCGAAGAAACGATTCAGACAATTAGTACTTTAAATGAAGAAATCAATAAAGAGCTAAAAATTGGACGAGAAGTCCAAGAAATGTTTTTACCATCCAATAAAAAATTAAAATCTCTAAAAGTGGCAACTTCCTATCGTCCAATGCGAGAAGTAAGTGGGGATATTTACCACTTCTATAAATTTCCTGCTGGAAGGATGAATAAAAAAGAATACCAAGGAATTTTCTTTGCAGATGCTTCAGGCCATGGAGTTTCTGCAGCGTTAGTTACCACAGTTTTAATTATGAGTCTCGAAAATATAATTGGCAGGTCAATTCATCCGGGATATATAATTCAGAAATTAGGGGATATTATTGGAAATCGTTTTCAATCCTCTTTCTTTGCGACTGCCGTATTTTTTCTAATTGCAGAAGATGGAGAAATTCTTTGCAGTAATGCAGGTCATAATGCTCCAATTTGTTTTAGACCATCTACTGGCGAAATTTTTTACTTCAAAAGTGTCGGTCCTCCTCTTGGAATGGTAGATGAGTTTGATTACAAAGTGATTAAAATGGCAGCTAAACCGGGAGACAAACTTTTGATTTATTCTGATGGATTAGTAGAAAGTCCTGGAAAAAATGAAGAACAATTTACTGAGCAAAGAGTTCTAGATATTATTGAAGCTAACATGAATATACCTAATAAAGATTTACTGGACTTATTAGCAGAAGAATTAGACAAGTTTGCGATAGACTATCGAGACGACGTGTCTATGATTCTTGTGGAGATTCCGTGA
- a CDS encoding STAS domain-containing protein, with translation MELKVRNHDKSKIFQLVGSLDIYTASKVKKEITQIIDDEESESVILDMANVNHMDSSGIALLANIQKKMKSAGNRFGLLSPTNDIMAVLKLSSLDSFFTIYNSEAEIR, from the coding sequence TTGGAACTTAAAGTAAGAAATCATGACAAAAGTAAAATATTCCAGCTTGTAGGTAGTTTGGATATCTACACAGCATCTAAAGTAAAAAAAGAAATAACTCAGATCATAGACGATGAAGAATCAGAATCAGTAATATTAGATATGGCAAATGTAAATCATATGGATTCATCTGGAATTGCTCTTCTTGCAAATATTCAAAAAAAAATGAAATCAGCTGGTAATCGTTTTGGACTATTATCTCCAACCAATGATATTATGGCAGTATTAAAACTATCCTCTTTAGATTCTTTTTTTACTATCTATAATTCAGAAGCAGAAATTAGGTAA
- a CDS encoding prolyl oligopeptidase family serine peptidase: protein MKRLNSNFILRLILISLFCIFICPMYSEKIEIKSGIQTICIPKLGDTVTVSNPPCANAIPVDIYTPESKQVLADVLVLNGWNFPRDDWQKKTRIIKSAKEQGFRLIFPEMGKTNYESDYFPETTLKWSTTPGGKWVREILIPTLQKNGILLKTKRNFVMGLSTGGRGAAILGFTQPEIFTAAASVSGDFDQSTMPKDRLMTGSYGKYEDNKERWETVDNVYRNAKDWKIPIYLGHGQKDKVSPFIQTKNFYLKLKELHPNLKIVFNDPQNAEHDYKYWDSEVDPIFQFFSGIR from the coding sequence ATGAAAAGACTAAATTCTAATTTTATACTAAGGTTAATACTTATTAGCCTATTTTGTATATTTATATGTCCTATGTATTCAGAAAAGATAGAAATAAAATCGGGAATTCAAACGATTTGTATTCCCAAATTGGGAGATACGGTTACTGTGAGTAATCCTCCCTGTGCAAACGCAATTCCCGTTGATATATACACACCAGAATCAAAGCAGGTTCTGGCGGATGTGCTGGTATTAAATGGCTGGAACTTTCCAAGAGACGATTGGCAAAAAAAAACTAGAATCATAAAAAGTGCAAAGGAACAAGGTTTTAGACTTATATTTCCGGAAATGGGCAAAACGAATTATGAGTCCGATTACTTTCCTGAAACAACTCTAAAATGGTCTACTACTCCAGGCGGGAAATGGGTACGAGAAATTTTAATTCCTACTCTGCAAAAAAATGGAATACTTTTAAAAACAAAGAGAAATTTTGTAATGGGTTTATCTACCGGTGGAAGAGGAGCGGCTATTCTTGGTTTTACGCAGCCGGAAATTTTTACTGCCGCCGCTTCTGTATCTGGCGATTTTGATCAATCCACAATGCCGAAAGATCGTTTAATGACTGGTTCCTACGGGAAATATGAAGACAACAAAGAAAGATGGGAAACCGTAGACAATGTTTATAGAAACGCAAAGGACTGGAAAATACCGATTTACCTCGGACACGGACAAAAAGATAAAGTTTCTCCCTTTATTCAAACAAAGAATTTTTATCTCAAACTAAAAGAACTACATCCAAATTTAAAAATCGTATTTAACGATCCGCAAAATGCAGAACATGATTACAAATATTGGGATTCGGAAGTAGATCCAATCTTTCAGTTTTTTTCAGGAATTAGATAA
- a CDS encoding ABC transporter ATP-binding protein, which produces MLELINVNKNYASSEHSLHVLKNINLKIEQGEFVAIMGPSGSGKSTLLGIAAGLDRADSGEVILDNVKMKNLSEDDLAKIRAEKVGFIFQNFQLVRTLNAVENVSLPLIISTKLSEKEIKLRATALLEKVSLQHRLSHFPSQLSGGEEQRVAIARSFINNPRILFADEPTGNLDSKNGNAVMDMLVSLNKQNNSTLIVVTHDPKVAALADRILEMENGEISISNRKSSEHPKKSTTKKKNTPKMKGKV; this is translated from the coding sequence TTGTTAGAACTTATAAACGTAAATAAAAATTATGCATCATCCGAACATTCTCTTCATGTATTAAAAAATATTAACTTAAAGATAGAACAAGGTGAATTTGTAGCTATTATGGGACCTTCCGGCTCTGGTAAGTCCACACTTCTGGGAATTGCAGCTGGGCTCGACCGTGCTGATTCAGGAGAAGTGATTCTTGATAATGTAAAAATGAAAAATTTATCCGAAGATGATCTTGCGAAAATTAGAGCCGAAAAAGTTGGATTTATTTTTCAAAATTTTCAACTCGTTAGAACTTTAAATGCTGTCGAAAACGTATCTTTACCGCTAATTATCTCCACAAAATTAAGTGAAAAGGAAATTAAACTTAGAGCAACGGCACTGCTTGAAAAAGTTTCTCTGCAACATCGCCTATCGCATTTTCCTTCTCAGTTATCAGGTGGGGAAGAACAACGAGTCGCCATTGCGCGATCTTTCATCAATAATCCCCGAATTCTATTTGCGGACGAACCTACTGGAAATTTAGATTCCAAAAACGGAAATGCTGTTATGGATATGTTAGTCTCGCTCAATAAACAGAATAATTCTACATTAATAGTAGTTACTCATGACCCAAAAGTTGCGGCTCTTGCCGATAGAATTTTAGAAATGGAGAATGGAGAAATTTCTATTTCCAATCGAAAAAGTTCAGAACACCCCAAAAAATCTACTACTAAGAAAAAAAATACACCCAAAATGAAAGGTAAAGTATGA
- a CDS encoding FtsX-like permease family protein produces MKFSFKSRFIFREIFSRPVYSFQFILAAAIGVGSVVGINSYKQNLYEAIGKESRNIMGGDLMIESPIAYSSETKSFIKENLPKDAKLSHSVHFASMIYTQSKETSLATVKALDSNFPLYGEVKTNPEGIFKILKKEEILLEETLSKNLKLNIGNFVFVGTKKFKLKGFILKEPGSVGSFTAMAPSAIITLDGLKKTGLESRGSRIRYNILVSISSEIDSKKFKEDNFKTFIGRDLTLYHNTEIGSGSQRFINSTFDYMSLLGLSAFFLGCISILISTRTRLKEKTSEIAVLKCLGASSYWNISIFIREIFLLSLVGTLIGIGFGYWIQFYIPELTGSAFLSEIKPNINFKAFVWGIFIGIFVPIVIGLESILKISRLSPLFAIRSEINDTIKIRFIPDLLQTAEIFIIYILFFLLASYETGGFLKGFILSGVILFLPILLFIFYQLFRILSLQLLKLEIFENTFRLVLKKINQTGSGLAMPIIGIGSALTILLLSIMVKTSLLGLSGVNQLERRPNLFAIDIRSEQLPVLKKIQSQFPAKQILISPIIGARLSGINNKPINKEETEKDALKRDWRSTARTREYFLSYRKELYDTEKTVEGKFWENKGEDEISIEYEFAKTLGVKLGDTLQFNVQGIEISGKITNTRSVNWADMKPNFVVLFSPGILESAPSYFITAFLLESPEDRYHFQKELISLAPNVTVIDVEKSIQNFTTILEKVTSIIGLMTSFIIVSTILLLISSLYSTKRQREEETSLLRVIGAASSFVVKMYLLEAVFVGIYSFLCSVVLSVTANYILSTYFLNLRFTLPITEIMLIFIMTLIIIALIYLLNLIGLFRKSAKEFLKSV; encoded by the coding sequence ATGAAGTTTTCTTTTAAGTCTAGGTTTATTTTTCGCGAAATATTTTCACGTCCGGTTTATTCTTTTCAATTTATATTAGCGGCTGCGATTGGTGTTGGTTCCGTGGTCGGAATTAATTCTTATAAACAGAATCTTTATGAAGCAATTGGAAAAGAATCTCGCAACATTATGGGTGGAGATTTGATGATTGAATCGCCTATCGCATATTCGAGTGAAACAAAATCATTTATAAAAGAAAATCTTCCAAAAGATGCAAAGCTTTCTCACTCGGTGCATTTTGCTTCTATGATTTATACCCAATCAAAAGAGACTTCTTTGGCTACTGTTAAGGCTTTAGATTCCAACTTTCCATTGTACGGTGAAGTAAAAACAAATCCGGAAGGAATTTTTAAAATTTTAAAAAAAGAAGAAATTCTATTAGAGGAAACTCTTTCTAAAAATTTAAAATTAAACATAGGCAATTTCGTATTCGTCGGAACTAAAAAATTCAAACTAAAAGGATTTATTTTAAAAGAACCCGGATCCGTTGGAAGTTTTACTGCTATGGCACCAAGCGCCATTATTACATTAGATGGCTTAAAAAAAACTGGTTTAGAATCAAGAGGAAGTCGAATTCGATACAATATTTTAGTATCTATATCTTCTGAAATCGATTCTAAAAAATTTAAAGAAGATAATTTTAAAACATTTATAGGAAGAGATTTAACCTTATATCACAATACAGAAATCGGATCAGGATCTCAACGGTTTATAAATAGTACATTTGATTATATGAGTTTACTAGGATTATCCGCATTTTTTCTGGGTTGTATTTCTATTTTAATTTCAACTCGTACACGTTTAAAGGAAAAAACTTCTGAAATTGCAGTTTTAAAATGCTTAGGAGCATCTTCTTATTGGAATATTTCTATTTTTATACGAGAAATATTTTTATTGTCTTTAGTTGGAACATTAATCGGAATTGGTTTTGGATATTGGATCCAATTTTATATACCGGAATTAACAGGATCTGCGTTTTTATCTGAAATAAAACCTAATATTAATTTTAAAGCATTTGTCTGGGGGATATTCATTGGTATCTTCGTTCCGATTGTAATTGGATTAGAATCTATTTTAAAAATAAGTCGATTGAGTCCACTTTTTGCAATTCGTTCAGAAATAAATGATACTATCAAAATTCGTTTTATTCCTGATTTATTGCAAACAGCTGAAATTTTTATCATATATATTTTATTTTTTTTGTTGGCGAGTTACGAGACTGGTGGATTTTTGAAGGGTTTTATTTTAAGTGGAGTTATTTTATTTCTTCCGATTTTGTTATTTATTTTTTATCAATTATTTAGAATCCTAAGTTTACAACTTTTGAAATTGGAAATTTTTGAGAACACGTTTCGTTTAGTTTTAAAAAAAATAAACCAAACTGGAAGTGGTTTAGCAATGCCAATCATAGGAATAGGTTCGGCATTAACTATTTTACTTTTGTCAATTATGGTAAAAACGAGTCTCTTAGGGCTAAGCGGTGTTAATCAATTAGAACGTCGTCCCAATTTATTTGCGATAGATATTCGTAGCGAACAACTTCCTGTTCTAAAAAAAATTCAAAGTCAATTCCCAGCAAAACAAATACTAATTTCTCCTATAATCGGTGCTAGACTTTCTGGGATAAATAACAAACCAATTAATAAAGAAGAAACAGAAAAAGATGCACTAAAAAGAGATTGGCGTTCGACCGCAAGAACAAGAGAATACTTTTTGTCTTATCGTAAAGAGTTATACGATACAGAAAAAACTGTTGAAGGAAAATTTTGGGAAAATAAAGGGGAGGATGAAATTTCTATTGAATATGAGTTCGCAAAAACTTTAGGCGTAAAACTGGGTGATACTTTGCAATTCAATGTTCAAGGTATAGAAATTTCAGGAAAAATTACGAATACACGTAGTGTAAATTGGGCAGATATGAAACCTAATTTTGTTGTGTTGTTTTCGCCTGGAATTCTAGAATCTGCGCCTTCTTATTTTATTACAGCTTTTCTTTTAGAGAGTCCTGAAGATCGATACCATTTTCAAAAAGAATTAATTAGCCTTGCGCCTAACGTAACGGTAATTGATGTAGAAAAATCCATTCAGAATTTTACAACTATATTAGAGAAGGTAACTAGCATCATTGGTCTAATGACATCTTTTATTATTGTGTCTACGATATTGCTTTTAATATCTTCGTTGTATTCAACAAAAAGGCAAAGAGAAGAGGAAACATCACTCCTGAGAGTTATTGGGGCTGCATCTTCATTTGTGGTTAAAATGTATTTGTTAGAGGCGGTATTTGTTGGAATTTATTCTTTTCTATGTTCTGTAGTTTTATCGGTCACGGCTAATTATATATTATCCACGTATTTTTTGAATTTACGTTTTACTTTACCAATCACTGAAATTATGTTAATATTTATTATGACTTTAATTATTATCGCTTTAATCTACTTATTAAATCTGATAGGACTTTTTAGAAAGTCTGCAAAGGAATTTCTAAAATCAGTGTAA
- a CDS encoding pyridoxal phosphate-dependent aminotransferase, with amino-acid sequence MNYLSSKFNFDRSENKLSQILSYKKQNSQFLDLTVSNPTLLFDYEYEKIQNAFATTSPFPYNPDPQGLIETRLALVNYYQTKSINRNVENFFLTTGTSEAMSFILKTICDSDSEILVPTPGYPLYEFLFTLENVTSKNYNLIPKESENPNKLTWEIDFETLVKSINKKTKAIVIVEPHNPTGSRLSFQDSKILKNILKEKNLILIIDEVFSDYNSDENLTDPFSEINSIYLNGLSKMLALPQMKLSWIYLNGDEEFLTQMKSGLEIVSDSYLSVNTPVQKCLPILLETKKSIQEKIKVRILNNCQSVQNILSSAKNIQYFLPDGGWYLLLKINTTLEDEDFSCSLLEKFYTYVYPGYMFDLENSCWLVISLLTPEEIFKEGTNRIYNFVNESK; translated from the coding sequence ATGAATTACCTGTCCTCAAAGTTTAATTTTGATAGATCCGAAAACAAACTATCGCAAATTCTTTCTTACAAAAAGCAAAACTCTCAATTTTTAGATTTAACAGTATCGAATCCAACTTTGCTTTTTGACTATGAATATGAAAAAATTCAAAATGCATTTGCCACCACCAGTCCGTTTCCCTACAATCCTGATCCTCAAGGTTTGATAGAAACTCGTCTAGCTCTTGTTAATTATTATCAAACCAAAAGTATAAATCGAAATGTAGAAAATTTTTTTCTTACGACAGGCACTTCGGAAGCAATGAGTTTTATTTTAAAAACTATCTGCGACTCTGACTCGGAAATATTAGTGCCAACTCCCGGTTATCCTTTATACGAGTTTTTATTTACTTTAGAAAACGTAACTTCAAAAAATTATAACCTAATTCCGAAAGAATCTGAAAACCCAAATAAATTAACTTGGGAAATTGATTTTGAAACACTTGTTAAATCAATAAATAAAAAAACAAAAGCAATAGTTATTGTAGAGCCACACAACCCTACTGGATCCCGACTATCGTTTCAAGATTCTAAAATTTTAAAAAATATCCTAAAAGAAAAAAATCTGATTTTGATTATAGATGAAGTATTTTCTGATTATAACTCGGACGAAAATTTAACAGATCCATTTTCAGAAATAAATTCCATCTATCTAAATGGTTTATCCAAAATGTTGGCACTACCACAAATGAAATTATCTTGGATATATTTAAATGGTGACGAAGAATTTTTAACCCAAATGAAATCAGGCCTAGAAATTGTTTCCGATTCTTATCTTTCCGTAAACACCCCAGTTCAAAAATGCCTTCCAATTTTATTAGAAACAAAAAAGAGTATTCAAGAAAAAATTAAAGTCCGAATTTTAAATAATTGTCAATCAGTACAAAATATACTTTCTTCTGCAAAAAATATACAGTATTTTTTACCGGATGGCGGTTGGTATTTACTTTTAAAAATTAATACAACTTTAGAAGACGAAGACTTTTCCTGTTCTCTTTTGGAAAAATTTTATACCTACGTATATCCCGGATACATGTTTGATTTAGAAAATTCCTGTTGGTTGGTAATCAGCCTACTCACTCCGGAGGAAATTTTTAAGGAAGGTACCAACAGAATTTATAATTTTGTAAATGAATCTAAATAA
- a CDS encoding leucine-rich repeat domain-containing protein yields the protein MRVIYTLFFFLFIFSSSSAAEDAKSDRTALAAILKNAHISQTDIKNVSNLEKMELGDDNQISYDPVSGRIVGLKLHLTEFNDLSLVANLKELKVLIIHGNEENEQINNLQGLEEITNLRVLSLREHKIQKIKGLQNLKNLEKLDLSMNEISKMEGIENLKNLRKLELGDNKLSKIENLNSLTYLEELYLQRNQILKLENLDFLVNMRILHVYENDISKIENLDNLRNLEELELGVCKFQKIEGLNNLTKLKILKLWYNKISKIEGLDSLAILETLDLSNNRISKIEGIDKLLEVKFIDLTNNKITNKKSAKKYLDRNIMIEMD from the coding sequence ATGCGAGTTATATATACTTTGTTTTTTTTCTTATTTATATTTTCTAGTTCTTCGGCTGCTGAAGATGCAAAAAGTGATCGTACTGCACTTGCAGCTATTCTAAAGAATGCTCATATCTCCCAAACTGATATTAAAAATGTTTCCAATCTTGAAAAAATGGAATTAGGAGACGATAACCAAATTTCTTATGACCCAGTTTCAGGAAGAATTGTAGGCTTAAAACTACATTTGACAGAATTTAATGATTTATCGTTAGTCGCAAATTTAAAAGAATTAAAAGTATTAATCATCCATGGCAATGAAGAAAACGAACAAATCAATAATTTACAAGGCTTAGAAGAAATAACTAATTTAAGAGTTCTATCTTTGAGAGAACATAAAATTCAGAAAATCAAAGGTTTGCAGAATTTAAAGAATTTGGAAAAATTAGATTTAAGTATGAATGAAATTTCAAAAATGGAGGGGATTGAAAATCTTAAAAATCTTCGTAAATTAGAATTAGGGGATAATAAGTTATCGAAGATCGAGAATCTCAATTCACTTACCTATTTGGAAGAACTTTATTTGCAAAGGAACCAAATTTTGAAACTAGAAAATTTAGATTTTCTGGTTAATATGCGTATTCTGCATGTTTATGAAAATGATATTTCCAAAATTGAAAATTTGGATAATCTTAGAAATTTAGAAGAATTAGAGTTAGGTGTTTGCAAATTTCAGAAAATTGAGGGTTTAAATAATTTAACTAAACTGAAAATTTTAAAACTCTGGTACAATAAGATTTCAAAAATAGAAGGACTCGATTCACTTGCAATTTTAGAAACGTTAGATTTAAGTAATAACCGAATTTCAAAAATTGAAGGAATAGATAAATTGTTAGAAGTGAAATTTATCGATCTCACGAATAATAAAATTACAAATAAAAAATCAGCAAAGAAATATTTAGACCGAAATATTATGATTGAAATGGATTAA
- a CDS encoding DinB family protein, protein MQTLPIVYPCKTKEELQKQVLDVHQSIADFYRSLPDDIFGCRAIPDGWSVKRNMKHVISTNFIFGVWIGLPNSILKIFGKPKAKQPTIDEIVATNRLGITNYGRYENSKSANPEKKSLLLNKIMASAEKLNKQISKHTDEELDNLPGLFGVGGTSLRTLILFLLKHNIHHTNIVKIRMEDSI, encoded by the coding sequence GTGCAAACCCTCCCTATTGTATATCCATGTAAAACGAAAGAAGAACTCCAAAAACAAGTTCTAGATGTTCACCAATCTATTGCTGATTTTTATCGCTCTCTACCTGATGATATTTTTGGTTGTCGAGCCATTCCAGATGGCTGGAGTGTTAAAAGGAATATGAAACATGTTATCAGTACAAATTTTATATTTGGAGTTTGGATAGGACTTCCTAACTCTATTTTGAAAATCTTTGGAAAACCAAAAGCAAAACAGCCTACCATAGATGAAATAGTAGCCACAAATAGGCTAGGAATTACGAATTATGGTAGATACGAAAATTCGAAGTCTGCCAACCCAGAAAAAAAGTCTTTATTACTCAATAAGATTATGGCGTCGGCAGAAAAGTTAAACAAACAAATCTCGAAACATACAGATGAAGAATTAGACAATTTACCCGGTTTATTTGGAGTGGGAGGTACGAGTTTGCGTACTCTTATTCTATTCCTTTTAAAACATAATATTCATCATACGAATATAGTTAAAATTAGAATGGAAGACTCTATATAA